A region of the Salmo trutta chromosome 40, fSalTru1.1, whole genome shotgun sequence genome:
GATATAATCCAGTTTTTGGATGCTGTTGTGGTCTCGTATCTCGGGCAGAGTGTGGTCTCGGATCTCGTTGGCAGCAGAAGCTGGCGGCGGCAGGTCCTCCTCGTCCACCTGGATGATTTCCACCGTACGGGCGGCTGCCACCGTGCTCCGCTGCTGGTGGCGCTTCCTCAGCTTGTAGAAGGCGATGAGCATGACGGCGGCCAGCAGCGTGACGGCTACGAAGCAGCCGATAATGATCTTGGTGGTTTTCATCATCTCGTCCAGGCTGGGGACTGTGTCGGGTGGCTTGACCGTGGCGGACTTGGAGGCAGGAACGGCGGACGGTCGGGCGCCTGGCTGGCCCTCGGTGTTCTGGAGCAGAACGGTGGGAGTAGAGATGAAGACGGgctgaaagagggagggagaggcggtGGTGGTGGTGCCAGCGCCCCCCGTACCACCTCCTGCTTCTCCTCCTGCCCCCCTACCAGTGTTAGGGGCGCTCGTTGTGGTCTTGGGCTTGGGCATCTCCGTGGTGGGTCCCGGCACTTCCACGGTCACCGTGGTGAAGTAGCTGAGGTTGGACGTGTTGAGTTCAGCCGCGCTCACGTTGAGGTAGGCCGAGGCGTTTGAGTTGCCAGCCGCGTTGGACACCATGCAGGTGTAGGTGCCTGTGTCAGCCGCCAGGACATTGGAGAAGTTGAGCGTGCCGTCGTTGAGCACGGCAATCCGCTGGTGGGCCGAGGCGTGCGTCAGGACAGTCCCATTGGGCAGCAGCCACCGGACCGAGGACATTGGCGCAGTCCGGCAACGGAGCTCCGCTACGCGCTCTGCCGAAATGTTCAAGTCTCTTGGCGCATCGCCTATGAAGGGGGCAGAGCACTGGAGCACGCCGGTCTCCCCCCGGTCCACCTCCACCAGCTGGCGGCCCCGCATGTGGGCCGGCGCATGGCATCGGCCGCAGCAGGTAGAATTGGTAGGGATGTACTCTCGCAGCCAGCGCGCCAGCCACAGGGCTTCACAGCCACAGTTCCAGGGGTTGTGGTGGAGGTGCAGCTCCACCAGGTACCTGAGGGGGGAGAACAGGTCGTGCGGCAGGGAGCTCAGGTTGTTGTGGGCTAGGTTGAGCTCCACCAGCGAGCTCAGGTCGTCAAAGGCGTTGCGCTCGATCACCCCAATCTGCGAATTCATCACCCACAGCTTCTTGAGTGAGCGGAGGCCCCGGAAGGAGCCTGGCTTGATTTCGGAGAAGAGGTTCTCCGAGATCTCCAGCTCCTCCAGGCCCAGCAATGGGCTCAGATTGGGCATCTCCCCCCGGATGTTGCACATGCCCAGGTTGAGGTACTTGAGGTTGTGCAGGCCCTCGAAGGCGCCATCGGAGATGAAATCCAGCTTGCGCAGCTCGCCCAAGTCCAAACGCATGAGCGAGGGCACTCGGTTGAAGGCATACGAAGGGATGCTCTCGATGGGGTTATTCCTCAGCCATAATTCCCTTAGCTTGGACAGGTACTCAAAGGCACCACTGGGCACCCCAGTTAGCCGGTTGTCAAATAGCTCCAGCGTGTTTAGGCTGGTGAGGCCATTGAAGGCGCCCACCTCGATCTGCCGGATAGCGTTGCGGCCCAGCTGCAGAACCTCAAGGTGGTGCAGGTGTCGGAAGGTGTCGGCCTGCACCTCTCCAATGGCGTTCTCCATCAGGTTGAGGTGGCGCGTGTTGGTGGGGATGCCCGGGGGCACGCGAGTGAGGCCGCGCCGAGTGCACACCACCTTGCTCAGCTGGCTACTACACGAGCACTGCGGTGGGCATCCCTGAGGCCCTGGCGCTGCCGCCCCCGCCATAGCCAGAGAGGCGCTGCTCCACGCTCGCGCCATCAGGAACACAACACAGAGCAGGGTGGCTCGACGCACAGCTACCCGCCCCAGGAGACTCATGATGTGGCACGCTCATAATTCAGCATCGTCCGGGGGGAGAGGGCCGGAGgtggggtttggggggggggggggttggttggttggctgatTGGGTTGGTGGTCGAAAGTGGGAGGGGGTTGGGGTataaagaggggagggaggggggttggTTGTTGAGTAACCAGGAGAGGGCTTGCCCTACCCTGGATTAAGCAAGACTCTGGCTCTCTTTTCCATGGACACTACTGGAGGGGGGAGGACGACTGCTCTTAAATGTTTCtgagaaagagaaaaataatAGAATAGGAGATGGAGATGATTGAAATAGGGTTGGAAACGCTAGACACCTACCTCAAGCTTTTATTTACAGGTCCTTACGAGATTGTTTTCTCTTTTTTTGTCAATCACAAACAGAGTGTTTAAATCAGGT
Encoded here:
- the LOC115179976 gene encoding leucine-rich repeat-containing protein 4-like, whose amino-acid sequence is MSLLGRVAVRRATLLCVVFLMARAWSSASLAMAGAAAPGPQGCPPQCSCSSQLSKVVCTRRGLTRVPPGIPTNTRHLNLMENAIGEVQADTFRHLHHLEVLQLGRNAIRQIEVGAFNGLTSLNTLELFDNRLTGVPSGAFEYLSKLRELWLRNNPIESIPSYAFNRVPSLMRLDLGELRKLDFISDGAFEGLHNLKYLNLGMCNIRGEMPNLSPLLGLEELEISENLFSEIKPGSFRGLRSLKKLWVMNSQIGVIERNAFDDLSSLVELNLAHNNLSSLPHDLFSPLRYLVELHLHHNPWNCGCEALWLARWLREYIPTNSTCCGRCHAPAHMRGRQLVEVDRGETGVLQCSAPFIGDAPRDLNISAERVAELRCRTAPMSSVRWLLPNGTVLTHASAHQRIAVLNDGTLNFSNVLAADTGTYTCMVSNAAGNSNASAYLNVSAAELNTSNLSYFTTVTVEVPGPTTEMPKPKTTTSAPNTGRGAGGEAGGGTGGAGTTTTASPSLFQPVFISTPTVLLQNTEGQPGARPSAVPASKSATVKPPDTVPSLDEMMKTTKIIIGCFVAVTLLAAVMLIAFYKLRKRHQQRSTVAAARTVEIIQVDEEDLPPPASAANEIRDHTLPEIRDHNSIQKLDYISHKTDYGFPKPKADYKGDYTIHKPKPDYIIHKPKAEYTTYNPTMDYTTHKSTVEYSAHKSTPDFSLHRPKADYSPFRPEYSTHKQPKADYSPFKPDYSTHPRTPKADYSPFKPDYSSSTHPRTPKADYSPFKPDYGTHPKPKPDYSPFKSDYSTHPRPKPDYSPYKPDYSTQSKSKPEYSTHKSKPDNSQYKPKSEYTPKAVPDYIVFKSDYNSPHKQDYGNQKPKMDSSPHKADHHKVDYRTLKPKYNTYKPAGHGAKWTENNIGNSLPRTLPSAITNLPEPFVIKTHTKEKVQETQI